One segment of Leeia aquatica DNA contains the following:
- the speA gene encoding arginine decarboxylase, with protein sequence MTWSVAQSRSVYGIRQWGAGFFDINDQGHVLVRPHGKGGHALDLYTLAGSLRQAGLSMPMLVRFPDILQARVRQLTGAFVENIAKFGYQNQYTALYPIKVNQQEPVIESIIGTQHASIGLEAGSKPELMAVLALAPKGCTICCNGYKDREFVKLALMGQKLGHNVYIVIEKESEVQLVIDEAAKLGVLPQVGVRVRLSSLASGKWADTGGERAKFGLSAAQLLSVVQRFQQAGVGDGVRLLHFHMGSQIANLADYQSGFREAIRYYAELRALGLPIDRVDVGGGLGVDYDGTHSRNPSSINYDLDEYAGLIVSMLKEFCDEHNLPHPHIMSESGRAMTAHHALLIVNVTDVERHDDSVPALLQDPEAVRAQPEIIQWLVELLAQNDIEMATETYYRAAHYMSDISNQYAEGKLTLAQKALGEQCYFALCRRMLNLLQATQRSHRQVLDELHDKMADKYICNFSVFQSLPDTWAINQVLPILPIHRLEQAPTRRAVLQDLTCDSDGKIKQYVDEQSIESSLPVHEVAEGEEYLVGFFMVGAYQEILGDMHNLFGDTDSVNVYMDAQGQIRHAGLEVHDTIEDMLRYVHMQPDQLMTRYRDKVASSSLPDEERTAYLDALRLGLTRSSYLSV encoded by the coding sequence ATGACGTGGAGCGTGGCCCAAAGCCGGAGCGTATACGGTATCCGCCAATGGGGTGCCGGGTTTTTCGACATCAATGACCAAGGCCATGTGCTGGTGCGTCCGCACGGCAAAGGCGGGCATGCGCTCGACCTCTACACCCTGGCCGGTAGCCTGCGCCAGGCCGGACTGTCGATGCCCATGCTGGTGCGCTTTCCCGACATCTTGCAGGCTCGTGTACGACAGCTGACCGGTGCCTTTGTCGAGAACATTGCCAAATTTGGCTACCAGAACCAGTACACCGCGCTGTATCCGATCAAGGTCAACCAGCAAGAGCCGGTGATCGAAAGCATCATCGGTACCCAGCACGCCTCCATCGGGCTGGAAGCGGGCTCCAAGCCGGAACTGATGGCGGTACTGGCACTCGCCCCCAAGGGCTGCACCATCTGCTGCAACGGCTATAAGGACCGCGAGTTCGTCAAGCTGGCGCTGATGGGGCAGAAACTCGGCCACAATGTTTACATCGTGATCGAGAAGGAATCCGAAGTTCAGCTGGTGATTGATGAGGCCGCCAAGCTGGGCGTACTGCCTCAGGTAGGGGTGCGGGTGCGCCTGTCATCGCTGGCGTCTGGCAAGTGGGCCGATACCGGTGGCGAGCGTGCCAAGTTTGGCTTGTCCGCCGCGCAATTGCTGTCGGTGGTACAGCGCTTCCAGCAGGCCGGGGTGGGCGATGGCGTGCGCCTGCTGCACTTCCATATGGGCTCACAGATTGCCAATCTGGCGGATTACCAGTCGGGCTTCCGCGAGGCCATCCGCTATTATGCCGAACTGCGCGCGCTGGGCCTGCCCATCGACCGCGTCGATGTCGGTGGGGGCCTTGGGGTGGACTACGACGGTACCCACTCGCGCAATCCTTCGTCCATCAACTACGATCTGGATGAGTATGCAGGTCTGATCGTCAGCATGCTCAAGGAGTTCTGCGACGAGCATAACCTGCCGCATCCGCACATCATGTCGGAAAGCGGCCGTGCGATGACCGCCCACCATGCACTGCTGATCGTCAACGTCACCGATGTTGAACGCCACGACGACAGTGTGCCGGCCCTGCTGCAGGACCCGGAAGCGGTGCGGGCGCAGCCGGAAATCATCCAGTGGCTGGTTGAGCTACTCGCGCAGAACGACATTGAAATGGCGACCGAGACTTACTATCGCGCCGCCCATTACATGAGCGACATCAGCAACCAGTACGCTGAAGGCAAGCTGACGCTGGCGCAGAAGGCGCTGGGCGAACAGTGCTATTTCGCCCTGTGCCGTCGCATGCTCAACCTGCTGCAGGCCACCCAGCGCTCACACCGCCAGGTGCTGGATGAGCTGCACGACAAGATGGCCGACAAGTACATCTGCAATTTCTCGGTGTTCCAGAGCCTGCCGGATACCTGGGCGATCAATCAGGTGCTGCCCATTCTGCCGATTCACCGGCTGGAGCAGGCGCCGACCCGCCGCGCCGTGCTGCAGGACCTGACCTGCGATTCGGACGGCAAGATCAAGCAGTACGTCGACGAGCAGAGTATTGAGAGCAGCCTGCCGGTGCACGAAGTCGCGGAAGGCGAGGAATATCTGGTGGGCTTCTTCATGGTGGGTGCCTATCAGGAAATCCTGGGCGATATGCACAACCTGTTTGGCGATACCGACTCGGTCAACGTCTATATGGACGCCCAAGGCCAGATTCGCCATGCCGGGCTGGAAGTACACGACACCATCGAGGACATGTTGCGCTATGTGCACATGCAGCCCGACCAGCTGATGACCCGCTATCGGGACAAAGTGGCCTCGTCCAGCCTGCCGGATGAAGAGCGCACCGCGTATCTGGATGCCTTGCGGCTAGGATTGACGCGCTCGTCCTACCTGTCGGTCTGA